Proteins encoded within one genomic window of Tabrizicola piscis:
- the xrtE gene encoding exosortase E/protease, VPEID-CTERM system, giving the protein MTVDAARISSVWLGRAGILLAIFVLELVAISLAYQFLADIVCEHTDAMGACNFLRGMVLRALVVLGVAALLIRAWPETFAEFLQSTRTHRNSAARAVHFLGVLLMATPLVVFWGQDLSAHFSQAFLPWAAGAVLSIAGGLLWLAPMDAWGRVLWTRRHSTVPILLLAALVPDLVLSIRPIWDWQALTALTFSAVETTLRLFSANVDSEAIEYVIGIDDFYVSIAPQCSGVEGFALVTVFVAIYAFIFRQDVRMKRFLLVMLPIALLMSWILNILRIALLILIGARISPEIAVNGFHSYAGWLMFTCLAFGLMALAQKVTWLHREGTRPVVAQPLRSDIIAAQLLPFALFMVTSTLIAALFLHPGLGMPVNTFVLGFAVLFFLPVFRRFEWQPDAVALASGAVVGIGWVLAAPAADDLLTESLFALPVWALALWAVTRIIGTVVLVPIVEEMFFRGYLLARLDGPQLWRRAGAVVLSSAAFALLHGRWFEAGLAGLVFAAVMLRRGRVSDAIWSHAVANGVVAAVAAWRGDWSLI; this is encoded by the coding sequence ATGACAGTTGATGCAGCAAGGATCTCGTCCGTATGGCTTGGTCGGGCAGGGATCTTGCTGGCCATCTTCGTGCTGGAACTGGTGGCGATCTCTCTGGCCTATCAATTCCTGGCTGATATCGTCTGTGAGCATACCGACGCGATGGGTGCCTGCAACTTCCTTCGGGGCATGGTGCTGCGGGCGCTGGTCGTGCTTGGGGTTGCGGCCCTGCTGATCCGGGCATGGCCAGAGACTTTTGCTGAATTCCTGCAAAGCACCCGAACACATCGCAACAGCGCAGCCCGCGCTGTCCATTTCCTGGGTGTCCTCTTGATGGCCACCCCGCTGGTAGTTTTCTGGGGGCAGGACCTGTCCGCGCATTTCTCGCAGGCATTCTTGCCTTGGGCGGCAGGCGCCGTTCTGTCAATTGCGGGGGGGCTTTTGTGGCTTGCCCCCATGGACGCATGGGGAAGGGTGCTGTGGACCCGGCGTCACAGCACCGTGCCAATCCTGCTGCTTGCGGCACTGGTGCCCGACCTTGTGCTGAGCATCCGTCCAATCTGGGACTGGCAAGCCCTGACGGCCCTGACCTTTTCTGCGGTTGAGACCACGCTTCGTCTGTTCAGCGCCAATGTGGATTCCGAAGCCATCGAATATGTCATCGGCATCGACGATTTCTACGTCAGCATTGCACCGCAATGTTCCGGGGTTGAGGGGTTCGCCCTCGTGACGGTCTTCGTGGCAATCTATGCCTTCATCTTCCGGCAGGACGTTCGGATGAAGCGGTTCCTGTTGGTGATGTTGCCAATTGCGCTGCTCATGAGCTGGATCTTGAACATCCTGCGCATCGCGCTGCTGATCCTGATCGGAGCCCGGATCTCGCCCGAAATAGCGGTGAACGGTTTTCATTCCTACGCTGGCTGGCTGATGTTCACCTGCCTTGCCTTCGGGCTGATGGCGTTGGCACAGAAGGTCACCTGGCTGCACCGCGAGGGGACGCGCCCGGTCGTCGCGCAGCCATTGCGCAGCGACATCATTGCTGCCCAGCTGCTGCCTTTTGCGCTGTTCATGGTGACAAGCACGCTGATTGCGGCCCTGTTCCTGCACCCCGGGTTGGGGATGCCGGTCAACACCTTTGTTCTTGGCTTTGCGGTCCTGTTCTTCCTGCCGGTGTTCCGCCGCTTTGAATGGCAGCCGGATGCGGTGGCACTGGCCTCCGGCGCGGTCGTTGGTATCGGCTGGGTGCTTGCTGCGCCGGCGGCAGATGATCTTTTGACCGAAAGCCTGTTCGCTCTGCCGGTCTGGGCGCTTGCGCTTTGGGCCGTGACCCGGATCATCGGCACAGTCGTTCTGGTGCCCATCGTCGAAGAGATGTTTTTCCGCGGCTATCTGCTGGCGCGGTTGGATGGGCCACAGCTGTGGCGGCGCGCCGGGGCCGTTGTCCTGTCGAGCGCGGCCTTTGCACTTCTGCATGGCCGCTGGTTCGAGGCCGGTCTGGCAGGTCTGGTGTTTGCCGCGGTCATGCTGCGCCGGGGCCGCGTGTCTGATGCGATCTGGTCGCATGCCGTGGCCAATGGCGTTGTGGCTGCGGTTGCCGCGTGGCGCGGAGACTGGAGCCTGATCTGA
- a CDS encoding DMT family transporter — protein MPLTDNLRGILLMCASMAAFTINDAFMKSVTLTLPLYQTIGLRGLIAVVGLGLLVLATGAFRVRLNRQDGWLILLRSLADVAATVLFLEALLRMPLANLSAILQAMPLAITLGAALVYGDRIGWRRMTAILVGLIGVLIIIRPGTEGFDRWALLGVASVLCVVVRDLSVRPLQGQVPSALVALGAAVAVTSMGWIGAGVQGLQPLSGGEALKVLGAGLFLIVGYLTSVMAMRSGDIGLVAPFRYTSLLWAIALGLLVFGDLPDGWTLLGAAIVVGAGLFTLWRERKIRLLAKT, from the coding sequence TTGCCCCTCACCGACAACCTGCGTGGCATCCTCTTGATGTGTGCCTCGATGGCGGCCTTCACGATCAACGACGCCTTCATGAAGTCGGTGACCCTGACTCTGCCGCTCTACCAGACCATCGGCCTGCGCGGGCTGATCGCCGTGGTCGGCCTTGGCCTTCTGGTGCTGGCGACCGGGGCGTTTCGGGTGCGGCTGAACCGGCAGGATGGCTGGCTGATCCTGCTGCGCTCGCTCGCCGACGTGGCCGCGACGGTCCTGTTTCTGGAGGCCCTCCTGCGCATGCCGCTGGCCAACCTCTCGGCCATCCTCCAGGCGATGCCGCTGGCCATCACCCTCGGCGCGGCGCTGGTCTATGGCGACCGGATCGGCTGGCGGCGGATGACCGCCATTCTGGTGGGTCTGATCGGGGTCCTCATCATCATCCGGCCGGGAACCGAGGGCTTCGACCGCTGGGCACTCCTCGGCGTGGCCTCGGTCCTCTGCGTCGTGGTGCGTGACCTTTCGGTACGGCCCTTGCAGGGCCAAGTGCCCTCTGCGCTCGTGGCGCTTGGGGCGGCGGTGGCCGTCACGTCGATGGGCTGGATCGGGGCCGGGGTGCAGGGGCTGCAACCGCTTTCCGGAGGTGAGGCCCTGAAGGTCCTTGGCGCCGGCCTGTTCCTGATCGTGGGCTACCTTACATCAGTCATGGCCATGCGCAGCGGCGACATCGGCCTTGTGGCCCCCTTCCGCTATACCTCACTGCTGTGGGCCATCGCGCTTGGCCTGCTGGTCTTTGGCGACCTGCCCGATGGCTGGACCCTTCTGGGCGCGGCGATCGTCGTGGGGGCGGGGCTTTTCACCCTCTGGCGTGAGCGCAAGATCCGTTTGCTGGCCAAGACCTAA